TCAATATTTGATTTATCATTAATGGTTAGCGAAATTACTCCAGCTAAAATCATGGAACCACCACCAATAAATAGCGCATAGATTGGTTCGCTATTAAAGAATTTAGATACTAAAAACCCTAAGATTGAAGCTGCAACTAATTGAGGAATTACAATAAAAAAATTGAATACTCCCATGTAATATCCCATTTTGCTTGACGGAAGCGATCCAGAAAGCATTGCATAAGGAATAGATAAAATACTCGCCCAAGCAATTCCAACCCCAATCATTGGTAACCATTCCATTGTGAAAACGGTTGGTTCATTGATGAAATAGATAGAAATAAGGCCTAATCCACCGCAAGTTAGTGCTACAAAGTGTGTAAACTTTCTGCTTGTATATTTTGCTAAAAGAGGCAAAAGAAATGCTGCAATTGCTGCAATTAGATTGTAGTTAGCAAACATTTCGCCTACTTGATTAGCACCAATATTGTAAGCTTCAGAAGTAGTATCTGTCGTTTTGTAAATGTGTTGTGTTACAGCTAGTGTAGTGTAAATCCACATTGAGAAAAGAGCAAACCAAGAGAAAAATTGTACCCAAGCTAATTGCTTCATCATTTTTGGCATGAACTGAAAATCATTCATAATTGTAACAAAACCATTTTCTGTTTTGTTGTTTTTTTGCATTAAGCCTGAAAATAATAAAGCTAATCCGCCAAGGCCAATTAGTCCTAATGATAAAACGTATAAATCTTTTTTCAAATCATAATGATAAATGGAAAATGAAAATAAACCGCTTATTATTAGAAACAGTAATCCTTTTGCTAAATGTGAATTACCATTTTTGATAAACCATTCTGCAGAACGTGTTTCTTTTTTGTAAGTGGTTTTTTTGTGTGCTTCAAAGGCTTCTAATTCTTCAGGAGAGTATTCTTTTGAGGTTATGACAGTCCATAATACTGTTACAATAAAAGCAACACCGCCTAGATAAAAAGAATACTTAACCGAATCGGGAATTATTCCTAAAGGTGCTGTGTTAGAAACTCCAAAATGCGTAAATATTAATGGAAGTTTTGATGCAAAATAGGCACCAATTCCGATGAAAAAACTCTGCATTGCAAACCCTGAAGTTCTTTGAGAATCAGGTAAATTGTCTCCAACAAATGCTCTAAAAGGTTCCATTGAAATATTAATCGAAGCATCCATAATCCATAGCATTCCTGCGGCAAACCACAAAAAGGGTGAATTAGGCATAATAAATAAGGCAGTAGAAGCGAGTATTGCGCCAACTAAAAAATAAGGTTTTCTTCTACCTAATTTGGTCCATGTTCTGTCTGAAAGGTAACCAATAATTGGCTGTACAATTAATCCTGTTAGAGGAGCAGCAACCCATAGAATTGGAATGTCATCAATGTCTGCGCCAAGAGTTTGAAATATTCGACTAACATTTGAGTTTTGAAGAGCAAAACCCATTTGGATCCCTAGAAACCCGAAACTCATATTCCAGATTTGCCAGAAACCTAATTTACGCTTTTCCATTATCGTAATTTAATGATTTATAATACGATAAGTTTGATTTATCAAAACTTATCAAAATTTTCGAAGTAAAGTATAAGCTTTGATTTTGTAAAGATAGAAAAGTTTTTCTAT
The window above is part of the Flavobacterium sp. PMTSA4 genome. Proteins encoded here:
- a CDS encoding MFS transporter, with translation MEKRKLGFWQIWNMSFGFLGIQMGFALQNSNVSRIFQTLGADIDDIPILWVAAPLTGLIVQPIIGYLSDRTWTKLGRRKPYFLVGAILASTALFIMPNSPFLWFAAGMLWIMDASINISMEPFRAFVGDNLPDSQRTSGFAMQSFFIGIGAYFASKLPLIFTHFGVSNTAPLGIIPDSVKYSFYLGGVAFIVTVLWTVITSKEYSPEELEAFEAHKKTTYKKETRSAEWFIKNGNSHLAKGLLFLIISGLFSFSIYHYDLKKDLYVLSLGLIGLGGLALLFSGLMQKNNKTENGFVTIMNDFQFMPKMMKQLAWVQFFSWFALFSMWIYTTLAVTQHIYKTTDTTSEAYNIGANQVGEMFANYNLIAAIAAFLLPLLAKYTSRKFTHFVALTCGGLGLISIYFINEPTVFTMEWLPMIGVGIAWASILSIPYAMLSGSLPSSKMGYYMGVFNFFIVIPQLVAASILGFLVSKFFNSEPIYALFIGGGSMILAGVISLTINDKSNIEINE